The proteins below come from a single Prolixibacter sp. NT017 genomic window:
- a CDS encoding alpha-L-fucosidase, translating into MNKSNGMVRYLFYGIILSVSVIFSSCTRVKPPAPCGPVPSENQLRWQEMEYYAFVHFSLNTYTDQSWGYGNEDINLFNPTKLDCRQWARICKEAGTKGIIITAKHHCGFCLWPSKYTEYSVKNAPWKNGNGDVVGELAEACKEYGLKLGIYLSPWDRNYADYGKPDYITYFRNQLTELLTNYGPIFEVWFDGANGGSGYYGGANETRKIDRKTYYDWKNTYKLVRKLQPNIVIWNDGGDRADLRWVGTESGSVGATNWSLLDSTGEVPYNMLHYGVENGNDWVPAEVNTSIRPEWFYHPSEDSKVKTLPQLMDTYYHSIGRNATLLLNFPIMPDGLINQKDEKAALEFAKAVKEAFAIDLAEKKKADASNVRGDSKEFDAGMAVDDDKDTYWATDDGVKKASLTIDFGKQTTFNRFLAQEYIKLGQRVKSFTVEALVDGNWKEVAKATTIGYKRILRFPSVTATQVRFNITDSKACPVISNVAIYDAPQILTAPSIIRNQAGEINITPADKESEVYYTLDGSEPTPKSKKYTGPIQIGGKLQVKAIAYDAETGKSGPETQESFDLPRKTWKIVGVNDKKAYAILDGDPSTAWHQSKKKMPVDLVIDLGKEENLCGFKYFPDQRLWGPGIITNYQFYVSKDNKRWKLVNQGEFSNIKNNPLWQTKKFSVEKARYIKFRALKNAEDNNNIGYAEVRLITR; encoded by the coding sequence ATGAATAAATCAAATGGTATGGTTAGGTATCTTTTCTATGGAATAATTCTTTCAGTTAGTGTAATCTTTAGTAGTTGTACCCGGGTAAAACCTCCGGCCCCGTGCGGACCAGTCCCGTCCGAGAACCAATTGAGATGGCAGGAAATGGAGTATTATGCTTTTGTTCACTTCTCCCTGAATACGTATACCGACCAGTCATGGGGATATGGAAATGAAGATATCAATCTGTTCAATCCAACGAAACTGGACTGCCGTCAATGGGCCCGTATTTGCAAAGAAGCAGGGACGAAAGGAATCATTATTACAGCCAAACATCACTGTGGCTTTTGCCTGTGGCCATCCAAATACACGGAATATTCGGTAAAAAATGCTCCCTGGAAAAATGGGAACGGAGATGTGGTTGGTGAACTGGCTGAGGCTTGTAAAGAATATGGACTGAAACTAGGTATTTACTTGTCGCCCTGGGATCGGAACTATGCGGATTACGGGAAACCCGATTACATTACCTATTTCCGAAACCAACTGACAGAACTACTCACCAACTATGGACCAATTTTCGAGGTGTGGTTCGACGGGGCTAATGGTGGTTCCGGTTATTACGGAGGAGCCAACGAAACCCGCAAAATAGATCGTAAAACCTATTATGACTGGAAGAATACATACAAACTGGTCCGTAAACTTCAGCCCAATATTGTCATCTGGAATGACGGAGGAGATCGGGCAGATTTACGCTGGGTTGGAACCGAATCCGGTTCTGTTGGTGCCACCAACTGGAGTTTGTTGGATAGTACAGGTGAAGTACCTTACAACATGTTACATTATGGCGTTGAGAATGGAAATGACTGGGTGCCGGCGGAAGTAAATACATCCATCCGTCCGGAATGGTTTTATCACCCGAGCGAAGACAGTAAGGTTAAAACATTACCGCAGCTCATGGACACTTACTACCACTCAATTGGCCGCAATGCTACTTTACTGCTCAACTTCCCTATCATGCCTGATGGCCTGATTAATCAGAAAGACGAAAAGGCAGCATTGGAATTTGCCAAAGCGGTGAAAGAAGCTTTTGCCATCGATTTGGCTGAAAAGAAGAAAGCTGATGCTTCCAATGTTCGTGGTGATAGTAAGGAATTTGATGCTGGCATGGCCGTAGATGACGATAAAGACACCTATTGGGCTACAGACGATGGAGTGAAAAAAGCTTCTCTGACAATCGATTTTGGTAAGCAAACTACATTCAATCGTTTCCTGGCGCAGGAATATATCAAATTGGGACAACGCGTGAAAAGCTTCACCGTGGAAGCGTTGGTCGATGGAAACTGGAAAGAAGTGGCCAAAGCAACGACGATTGGATACAAACGTATCCTGCGTTTCCCAAGTGTAACCGCCACTCAGGTTCGTTTCAATATTACTGATTCCAAAGCTTGTCCGGTTATTTCCAATGTCGCGATTTACGATGCTCCACAAATCCTGACGGCACCTTCCATTATTCGGAATCAAGCAGGTGAAATCAACATTACTCCGGCTGATAAAGAATCGGAGGTATACTACACGTTGGATGGCAGCGAGCCAACTCCAAAATCAAAGAAATACACCGGTCCGATCCAAATCGGAGGAAAACTGCAAGTTAAAGCTATTGCCTACGACGCGGAGACAGGGAAAAGTGGCCCTGAGACTCAGGAATCATTCGATCTGCCCCGAAAGACATGGAAAATAGTGGGAGTGAATGATAAAAAAGCTTATGCAATTCTGGATGGAGATCCATCTACAGCCTGGCATCAAAGTAAAAAGAAAATGCCAGTCGATTTGGTGATCGATTTGGGAAAAGAAGAAAACTTGTGTGGTTTCAAATACTTCCCTGACCAGAGATTATGGGGACCGGGAATTATTACCAATTATCAGTTTTATGTTTCAAAAGACAATAAGAGGTGGAAACTGGTTAACCAGGGAGAGTTTTCCAACATTAAAAACAACCCGCTATGGCAAACTAAAAAGTTTTCGGTTGAAAAGGCCCGCTATATCAAATTTCGTGCATTAAAAAATGCAGAAGATAACAACAATATTGGGTATGCCGAAGTTCGGTTGATTACAAGGTAG
- a CDS encoding beta-galactosidase, whose amino-acid sequence MKTTRFFSTLAVLFILTCSVNAQQLYVGANYHPHDDKNIGKIKDDIRLMKAAGFNVVRMGHLAWDSYEPSDGKFDFAWFDKVMDLMNQAGIKVILDIAVRPAPIWLHHKYPSINITDASGNMLYPNHRYMEDVGDPMYQKYALRYAETLVKHYANYPALLAFGIDNESGDGPISYSETARKRFISWLKNKYKTVDRLNDAWAGQRWSRKINDFDEVGFPVSGSIKGAPERMLDFRRFVSDEVNQFLFKLLNVVHTDAPNTLTNTNAWYYSPMKYFDYSKIAYSGKMTREGCGFYPGNSLTTNWGVMNALFGISRIQFESENPFWCTEFTTMTAVPNSIRKSAYATLMYGNQMVCGWTWQSMWGGEEQYLEGMLDWDGIPNRKYDEYKKIATEFKKIEKYFPYKLKAEVGLAFSFPSQIASSAFPEKHDSQLQACFDLFFHRNMDTRVVEISRSPLNYKLLFVPGVAVMDKTTADKIRNFVKNGGTVVMTSNSAIVDTTGQVFKTTRPGMLSDVFGIRLGGYEETESLNEISRKSFTGKKIEFTYKGKAIDTESPRFDIIDPKGAKVLGSLTSLDKDYPIMTSNQYGKGRAIYVGLPANAAVLNPLVDDLINELDIPKGPDVPSDVMARQIDKNHFLYLNISGEPKEIPMKGKSRSILFDKDYSGSFTIAPYEPEFIELK is encoded by the coding sequence ATGAAAACAACCCGTTTCTTTTCTACGCTTGCCGTTTTGTTCATCCTCACCTGTTCGGTGAATGCTCAACAGTTATACGTTGGTGCCAATTACCATCCGCACGACGATAAAAACATTGGGAAAATCAAAGACGATATCCGGCTTATGAAGGCTGCCGGCTTCAATGTTGTCCGCATGGGGCACCTGGCCTGGGACAGCTATGAACCGTCGGACGGAAAATTTGACTTTGCCTGGTTTGACAAGGTAATGGACCTGATGAACCAGGCCGGTATCAAAGTAATCCTGGATATTGCTGTACGGCCTGCTCCAATCTGGCTACACCACAAATACCCGTCGATTAATATAACGGATGCCAGCGGAAACATGCTCTATCCGAACCACCGCTACATGGAAGACGTGGGCGACCCGATGTATCAGAAGTATGCCCTGCGTTATGCTGAGACACTTGTGAAGCACTACGCCAACTACCCGGCGTTGCTGGCCTTCGGAATCGATAATGAATCGGGTGACGGTCCCATTTCGTACTCGGAAACAGCCCGAAAAAGGTTCATCTCCTGGCTGAAGAACAAATACAAAACCGTTGATCGTCTGAACGATGCCTGGGCCGGACAACGCTGGTCGAGAAAAATAAATGATTTTGATGAAGTGGGTTTTCCCGTGTCGGGTTCAATAAAAGGGGCCCCGGAACGCATGCTCGATTTTCGCCGGTTTGTTTCGGACGAAGTCAACCAGTTTCTGTTTAAACTGCTAAACGTAGTCCACACCGATGCGCCGAATACACTGACGAATACCAATGCCTGGTATTACAGCCCGATGAAATACTTTGACTATTCGAAGATTGCTTATTCGGGCAAAATGACTCGCGAAGGTTGCGGTTTTTATCCTGGAAATTCGTTAACCACCAATTGGGGCGTGATGAATGCCCTGTTCGGTATTTCCCGTATTCAGTTTGAAAGTGAGAACCCATTTTGGTGCACCGAGTTTACAACGATGACTGCCGTGCCCAATTCAATCCGGAAATCGGCTTATGCTACCCTAATGTATGGTAACCAGATGGTTTGCGGCTGGACCTGGCAAAGTATGTGGGGCGGTGAAGAACAGTACCTGGAAGGCATGCTGGACTGGGATGGAATTCCCAACCGGAAGTACGATGAGTATAAAAAGATTGCGACTGAATTTAAAAAGATTGAGAAATATTTTCCCTATAAGCTGAAGGCAGAAGTCGGCCTGGCATTCTCATTTCCCAGTCAGATAGCGAGCAGCGCATTTCCGGAAAAACACGACAGTCAGTTACAGGCTTGCTTCGACCTGTTTTTCCATCGGAACATGGATACCCGTGTTGTCGAAATCAGCAGAAGTCCATTGAACTACAAATTGCTTTTTGTTCCCGGCGTAGCGGTAATGGATAAAACCACTGCGGATAAAATACGGAACTTTGTAAAAAATGGCGGTACAGTAGTGATGACCAGCAACTCAGCCATAGTCGATACAACGGGACAGGTATTTAAAACGACTCGTCCGGGCATGTTGAGCGACGTGTTTGGCATTCGGCTGGGAGGCTACGAAGAGACCGAATCGCTGAATGAAATATCGCGGAAATCGTTTACCGGCAAAAAGATTGAGTTCACTTACAAGGGGAAAGCCATCGACACCGAATCGCCCCGGTTTGATATTATTGACCCTAAAGGAGCCAAAGTTCTCGGCAGCCTGACCAGTCTGGACAAGGATTACCCGATTATGACATCAAACCAATATGGCAAAGGAAGAGCCATTTATGTCGGTCTTCCGGCCAATGCTGCTGTATTAAATCCTTTGGTGGACGATTTGATAAATGAACTGGACATTCCCAAAGGTCCCGATGTACCGTCAGACGTAATGGCACGGCAAATTGACAAAAACCATTTTCTGTACCTGAATATAAGCGGTGAGCCGAAAGAGATTCCGATGAAGGGAAAATCGCGAAGTATTCTTTTTGATAAAGATTACTCCGGCAGTTTCACCATTGCGCCTTACGAGCCGGAATTTATCGAATTGAAATAG